Proteins co-encoded in one Coregonus clupeaformis isolate EN_2021a chromosome 17, ASM2061545v1, whole genome shotgun sequence genomic window:
- the LOC121585882 gene encoding iroquois-class homeodomain protein irx-1, translating into MSFPQLGYPQYLSASQVVYGGDRPGVLTPSSRGGSSEIAGNQSAAAAAVTSVLGMYANPYTAHNYSAFLPYSSADLALFSQMGSQYELKDSPGVHPGSFAAHTSPAFYPYGQFQYGDPARPKNATRESTSTLKAWLNEHRKNPYPTKGEKIMLAIITKMTLTQVSTWFANARRRLKKENKVTWGARSKEDEDGNIFGSDNEGDTEKNDDEEEIDLESIDIDKIDDNDGDQSNDDDDDKPEGRERDREFDSLEKRRPFALQHEAFDKSKNSISSGKELSDSNNNTRVLSPDRQGSFQLPVNNKPKIWSLAETATSPDSSVKPTSPSGPAGHTPPQMQHPAFLPSHGLYTCQIGKFHNWTNGAFLGQNSLLNVRSFLGVNQHHHHNHHLHTQQQLQQQTSVLVSAGAALNDKASPQLSPKHIDRDNVVRSDSPPTQPLKSSFRPLHDGPRTQQEATQRVLTALSSA; encoded by the exons ATGTCTTTCCCCCAGTTGGGCTACCCTCAGTACTTAAGTGCCTCCCAAGTGGTGTACGGCGGGGATCGGCCGGGGGTCCTGACTCCGTCGTCCCGGGGAGGGAGCTCTGAGATCGCGGGAAACCAGTCGGCTGCTGCCGCTGCAGTCACCTCGGTGTTGGGCATGTACGCAAACCCCTACACTGCACACAACTACAGCGCATTCCTGCCTTACAGCAGTGCAGACCTGGCTCTTTTCTCTCAAATG GGCTCCCAGTACGAGCTGAAGGACAGTCCTGGCGTCCACCCCGGCAGCTTCGCGGCCCACACCTCGCCAGCCTTCTACCCATACGGCCAGTTCCAGTACGGGGACCCGGCCAGGCCCAAGAACGCCACCCGGGAGAGTACCAGCACGCTGAAGGCCTGGCTCAATGAGCACAGGAAGAACCCCTACCCCACCAAGGGAGAGAAGATCATGTTGGCCATCATTACTAAGATGACCCTGACGCAGGTGTCCACCTGGTTCGCCAACGCCAGGAGGAGGCTGAAGAAGGAGAACAAGGTGACGTGGGGGGCCAGGAGTAAAGAGGACGAGGATGGAAACATCTTCGGCTCCGACAACGAGGGAGACACGGAGAAGAACGATGACGAGGAGGAGATAGATCTAGAGAGCATCGATATAGACAAGATAGACGACAACGATGGAGATCAGAGCAACGATGATGACGATGATAAACCAGAGGGCAGAGAGCGAGACCGAGAATTTGACAGTCTGGAGAAACGGCGGCCCTTCGCTCTGCAGCACGAGGCCTTCGACAAATCTAAGAACTCAATTTCCTCCGGGAAGGAACTTTCTGATAGCAACAACAACACCAGAGTTCTGTCCCCGGACAGACAGGGAAGTTTTCAGCTCCCAGTGAACAATAAGCCTAAAATCTGGTCGTTAGCTGAGACGGCTACCAGTCCTGATAGTTCTGTGAAGCCCACCTCTCCCTCCGGCCCTGCCGGTCACACACCGCCTCAGATGCAGCACCCGGCCTTCCTGCCCTCCCACGGACTATACACCTGTCAGATAGGCAAGTTCCATAACTGGACCAACGGAGCATTCCTGGGGCAGAACTCTCTGCTCAATGTCCGGTCGTTTCTAGGAGTTAATCAGCACCATCATCATAACCACCACTTACATACCcagcagcagctgcagcagcagACCTCGGTGTTGGTGTCGGCTGGAGCAGCGCTCAACGACAAGGCCTCGCCACAACTCAGTCCCAAGCACATAG ACCGTGATAACGTTGTAAGAAGTGACTCTCCTCCAACACAACCTCTGAAGTCTTCATTTAGACCCCTTCATGATGG CCCCAGGACTCAGCAAGAAGCCACGCAGCGGGTTCTAACTGCCCTCTCCTCGGCTTGA